A window of Rhododendron vialii isolate Sample 1 chromosome 11a, ASM3025357v1 contains these coding sequences:
- the LOC131307658 gene encoding pentatricopeptide repeat-containing protein At2g15820, chloroplastic has translation MLLTRPQDLLSPFPFSLLPNPNPNLKATRLASTPIRNALALPFLSLPFPAPRTRRLPPLASSTFVEQLVDSTDNESFNFDASFESPELKKLVKSPPLEVRELEELPEQWRRTKLAWLCKELPAHKASMLVRILNAQRKWIRQEDGTYVAVHCMRIRENETGFRVYKWMMQQHWFRFDFALATKLADFLGKERKYLKCREIFDDIINQGRVPSESTFHILITAYLSSQGHGCLDQACSIYNRMIQLGGYKPPLSLHNSLFRALVSNPGGSSKKYLKQAEFIYHNLVTSELEIHKDIYGGLIWLHSYQDNIDKERIESLRSELQVAGIQERREVLVSILRACSKNGDVQEAERVWLKLIHCEGSLPYQAFVHRMGVYAKVGQPLKSLEIFRRMQEHLGSTNVVAYLKIIEVLSKARKIELAESLMGEFMESGLKPIGPSFVDLMDMYFSLDLHDKLESTFFQSLEKRRPNRTIYNIYLDSLVKTGNIGKAEEIFNQMLSNGTIGVNTRSSNSILSGYLSNGEYVKAEKIYDLMCQKKYVVEPPLMEKLDYVMSLSKKVVKKPVSLKLSVEQREILMGLLLGGLRIESDEAGKKHALHFVFSGKLDSHTSLKRHIYDQFHEWLASSFKPIDGSDDIPCQFFTVSHSYFGFYADQFWPKGQAVIPKLIHRWLSPRVLGYWYMFAGYRTSSGDILLKVKGSQEGAERIVKALKAKSLDCKVKKKGRVFWLGFLGSNSTLLWKLIEPYVLDDLSDFLEAGGQSLERISENSFGGQSDSDDVASDYSDHDYSSDF, from the exons ATGCTTCTAACCAGACCCCAAGACCTCCTCTCACcattccctttctctctcctcccaaacCCCAACCCTAACCTCAAAGCAACCAGACTCGCATCCACTCCCATCCGCAATGCCCTCGCactcccctttctctctcttcccttcccCGCACCCCGCACTCGCCGATTACCTCCGCTGGCGTCGAGTACTTTCGTCGAACAGTTGGTGGACTCGACCGATAACGAAAGCTTCAATTTCGACGCCTCTTTCGAGTCTCCGGAATTGAAGAAGCTGGTGAAGTCGCCGCCGCTGGAGGTTCGGGAGCTGGAGGAGCTGCCTGAGCAGTGGCGGAGGACGAAGTTGGCGTGGCTGTGTAAGGAGTTGCCGGCGCACAAGGCGTCGATGCTGGTTCGGATACTCAATGCGCAGCGGAAGTGGATTAGGCAAGAGGATGGGACCTATGTGGCCGTTCATTGCATGCGGATTCGCGAAAATGAGACGGGGTTTAGG GTATACAAATGGATGATGCAACAACATTGGTTTCGATTTGATTTTGCTCTTGCTACTAAGTTAGCTGATTTCTTGGGAAAGGAGCGAAAATACTTGAAGTGTCGGGAGATATTTGATGACATAATCAATCAGGGGCGAGTGCCTAGTGAGTCCACCTTTCATATTTTGATAACTGCCTATCTAAGTTCGCAAGGTCACGGTTGCTTAGATCAGGCATGCAGCATTTATAATCGCATGATTCAACTGGGTGGCTACAAGCCCCCACTTAGCTTGCACAACTCTCTATTCAGAGCCCTTGTGAGCAATCCAGGAGGCTCTTCTAAAAAGTATCTCAAACAGGCAGAGTTCATATATCATAATCTTGTAACTTCTGAACTTGAGATACATAAGGATATATACGGCGGTCTGATTTGGCTCCACAGTTACCAGGACAACATAGACAAGGAGAGAATAGAATCATTAAGATCAGAATTGCAGGTAGCGGGAATTCAAGAGAGAAGAGAGGTGCTTGTGTCCATCTTGAGAGCTTGTTCCAAAAATGGGGATGTGCAGGAAGCTGAAAGAGTTTGGCTCAAACTCATTCATTGTGAGGGTTCTCTCCCTTATCAAGCTTTTGTGCATAGAATGGGAGTCTATGCAAAGGTTGGACAACCTCTTAAATCTTTGGAGATATTCAGGAGAATGCAGGAGCACTTGGGTTCCACCAATGTTGTCGCATATCTGAAAATCATAGAGGTGTTATCTAAAGCTCGAAAAATCGAACTTGCAGAGTCACTTATGGGAGAGTTCATGGAGAGTGGTTTGAAGCCAATAGGGCCATCTTTTGTTGATCTAATGGATATGTATTTCAGTTTAGATTTGCATGACAAATTGGAGTCAACTTTCTTCCAGAGCCTTGAGAAACGCCGTCCCAATCGTACTATTTATAACATATACTTGGATTCACTGGTAAAAACTGGCAATATTGGGAAGGCTGAAGAAATTTTCAACCAAATGCTCAGTAATGGTACAATTGGTGTTAACACCCGATCAAGTAACAGTATCTTAAGTGGTTACCTGTCTAATGGAGAGTATGTGAAGGCAGAGAAGATATATGATTTAATGTGCCAGAAAAAATATGTTGTAGAACCCCCACTGATGGAAAAACTTGATTATGTTATGAGCTTGAGCAAGAAAGTTGTCAAAAAGCCTGTGAGTTTGAAACTCAGCGTGGAGCAGCGAGAGATTTTGATGGGGTTGCTGTTAGGCGGGCTGCGCATTGAATCAGATGAAGCGGGAAAGAAACATGCACTCCATTTTGTGTTCAGTGGGAAACTTGACTCGCACACTTCATTAaaaaggcatatatatgaccaGTTCCATGAGTGGTTAGCTTCTTCATTCAAACCCATTGATGGCAGTGATGACATACCATGCCAGTTTTTTACAGTATCGCACTCTTACTTTGGTTTCTATGCAGACCAGTTCTGGCCAAAGGGCCAAGCTGTGATTCCGAAGCTAATTCATCGGTGGTTGTCACCACGGGTTCTTGGGTACTGGTATATGTTTGCGGGCTACCGAACATCATCAGGCGATATTTTGTTGAAGGTAAAGGGAAGTCAAGAGGGTGCTGAGAGGATTGTGAAGGCATTGAAGGCAAAATCTTTGGACTGCAAGGTAAAAAAGAAGGGGAGGgtgttttggttaggttttctGGGAAGCAATTCAACGTTGTTGTGGAAACTCATAGAACCTTATGTTCTAGATGATTTGAGTGATTTTCTGGAAGCAGGTGGCCAATCCTTAGAGAGAATATCAGAAAACAGTTTTGGTGGTCAGTCTGATTCTGATGATGTGGCATCAGACTACAGCGATCATGATTATTCTTCAGATTTCTAG
- the LOC131307169 gene encoding uncharacterized protein LOC131307169, with the protein MAIAVPDGGGGGINVHGGSGGGIDVHGGGRGGTTGGGVAGGGAKTGGRVRKSETTVDIPVTQDLRRNVIYPFILIHLQVGSPAYRLQSTPISQQLKGLPFCTKHCILIAENKN; encoded by the exons ATGGCGATTGCAGTTCCAGACGGAGGCGGCGGAGGCATCAACGTCCATGGAGGCAGCGGCGGAGGCATTGACGTCCATGGAGGCGGCAGGGGTGGAACGACTGGAGGAGGAGTAGCTGGCGGTGGAGCTAAGACCGGCGGAAGAGTG AGAAAATCAGAAACTACTGTTGACATTCCGGTAACCCAAGATCTCAGGAGAAACGTAATTTACCCTTTTATTCTAATACATTTGCAAGTTGGATCTCCTGCATACAGATTACAGAGTACTCCTATATCACAACAACTTAAAGGACTTCCCTTCTGCACGAAGCATTGCATACTCATTGCAGAAAACAAGAATTAA
- the LOC131308352 gene encoding protein DMR6-LIKE OXYGENASE 2-like has product MGEVDEAFIQAVEHRPKLTTTEAEGIPLINLSISNSNSIETLVEEIGDACKNWGFFQVINHGVPLENREKLELASRKFFAQATEEKLKVRRDELNPLGYYDTELTKNVRDWKEVFDLAVKNPTVIPASPEAADNGLRELVNRWPEYPSELRVAYEEYAKEMEKLAYKLLELISLSLGLPANRLSGFFNNHTSFFRLNHYPSCPIPNLALGVGRHKDGGALTILAQDDVGGLQVKRKTDGEWVQVRPTPHAYIVNVGDIIQVWSNDRYESVEHRVMVNSEKERFSMPFFLNPDHNVMVEPLEELITEQNPAKYRAYNWGKFFANRRRSNFKKLGVENIQISHFKITEESSY; this is encoded by the exons ATGGGAGAGGTAGATGAAGCTTTCATTCAAGCAGTTGAACACAGGCCTAAACTAACCACTACTGAAGCTGAAGGGATACCACTGATCAACCTctcaatttcaaactcaaattctattgAAACTCTGGTAGAGGAGATTGGGGATGCATGCAAGAACTGGGGtttttttcaagttatcaaCCACGGGGTGCCCttggaaaatagagaaaaacttGAGTTGGCGTCAAGAAAGTTCTTTGCACAGGCGACGGAGGAGAAGCTGAAGGTGAGGAGGGATGAGTTGAATCCACTGGGTTACTATGACACTGAGCTGACCAAGAATGTCAGGGACTGGAAAGAGGTGTTTGATCTGGCGGTGAAGAACCCGACTGTGATACCGGCTTCACCTGAGGCTGCCGATAATGGACTCAGGGAGTTGGTTAATCGGTGGCCTGAGTACCCTTCTGAATTGAG AGTGGCATATGAAGAATATGCAAAGGAAATGGAGAAACTGGCTTACAAACTGCTGGAACTCATCTCCCTCAGCTTAGGCTTGCCAGCAAACCGGTTAAGTGGATTCTTCAACAACCATACCAGCTTTTTCAGGCTAAATCACTACCCATCTTGTCCAATTCCTAACCTAGCTTTGGGTGTTGGCCGTCACAAGGACGGTGGAGCCTTAACCATTCTTGCACAAGATGATGTGGGAGGACTCCAAGTGAAGAGGAAAACGGATGGGGAGTGGGTTCAGGTCAGACCCACTCCCCATGCTTACATTGTGAATGTTGGCGACATCATTCAG GTATGGAGCAACGACAGATACGAGAGTGTCGAGCACAGGGTAATGGTGAACTCAGAGAAGGAAAGATTCTCAATGCCATTCTTCTTGAATCCAGACCATAATGTGATGGTGGAGCCCTTAGAGGAGCTGATAACAGAGCAAAACCCTGCCAAGTACAGGGCATACAACTGGGGGAAGTTCTTTGCTAACAGAAGGCGCAGTAATTTCAAGAAGCTTGGTGTTGAGAACATCCAAATTAGTCATTTCAAGATCACGGAGGAATCATCTTATTAA
- the LOC131308355 gene encoding protein DMR6-LIKE OXYGENASE 2-like, producing MGEVDEAFIQAVEHRPKLAITEAEGIPLINLSISNSNSIETLVEEIGDACKNWGFFQVINHGVPFENREKLELASRKFFARATEEKLKVRRDEVNPLGYYDTELTKNVRDWKEVFDLAVKNPTVIPTSPEAGDNGLQELVNRWPEYPSELRVAYEEYTKEMEKLAYKLLELISLSLGLPANRLSGFFNNHTSFSRLNHYPSCPIPNLALGVGRHKDGGALIILAQDDVGGLQVKRKTDGEWVQVRPTPHAYIVNVGDIIQVWSNERYESVEHRVMVNSEKERFSMRFSFNPNHDVMVEPLEELITEQNPAKYRAYNWGKFFANRRRSNFKKLGVENIQISHFKITEE from the exons ATGGGAGAGGTAGATGAAGCTTTCATTCAAGCAGTTGAACACAGGCCTAAACTAGCCATTACTGAAGCTGAAGGGATACCACTGATCAACCTctcaatttcaaactcaaattctattgAAACTCTGGTAGAGGAGATTGGGGATGCATGCAAGAACTGGGGTTTTTTCCAAGTTATCAACCACGGGGTGCCCtttgaaaatagagaaaaacttGAGTTGGCATCAAGAAAGTTCTTTGCACGGGCGACGGAGGAGAAGCTGAAGGTTAGGAGGGATGAGGTGAATCCACTGGGTTACTATGACACTGAGCTGACCAAGAATGTTAGGGACTGGAAAGAGGTGTTTGATCTGGCGGTGAAGAACCCGACCGTTATACCGACTTCACCTGAGGCCGGTGATAATGGACTCCAGGAGTTGGTTAATCGGTGGCCTGAGTACCCTTCTGAATTGAG GGTGGCATATGAAGAATATACAAAGGAAATGGAGAAATTGGCTTACAAACTGCTGGAACTCATCTCTCTCAGCTTAGGCTTGCCAGCAAACCGGTTAAGTGGATTCTTCAACAACCATACCAGCTTTTCCAGGCTAAATCACTACCCATCTTGTCCAATTCCTAACCTAGCTTTGGGTGTCGGCCGTCACAAGGACGGTGGAGCCTTAATCATTCTTGCACAAGATGATGTGGGAGGACTCCAAGTGAAGAGGAAAACGGATGGGGAGTGGGTTCAGGTCAGACCCACTCCCCATGCTTACATTGTGAATGTTGGTGACATCATTCAG GTATGGAGCAATGAAAGATACGAGAGTGTCGAGCATAGGGTAATGGTGAACTCAGAGAAGGAAAGATTCTCAATGCGATTCTCCTTCAATCCAAACCATGATGTGATGGTGGAGCCCTTAGAGGAGCTGATAACAGAGCAAAACCCGGCCAAGTACAGGGCATACAACTGGGGGAAGTTCTTTGCTAACAGAAGGCGCAGTAATTTCAAGAAGCTTGGTGTTGAGAACATCCAAATTAGTCATTTCAAGATCACAGAGGAATGA